CTGATTTGAAAATGCTACATACCCGAtgtttccaactctgtgaccttctGAAAAGAGCAAAGCTATGCAGACGGTGAAAAGACCTGTGGTCGCCAGGGGCTtgcgggagggggagggaggaagaggtgaATGCATCTATTCATGCGTAACCATCATAAGAAATTTTTAGGGTGGCGAAACTATTCTGTGATCTTGTAATGATAGAAACGCTTATTTGTCCCAGTCCATATAATTATACCACAAAgtgtgaaccctaatgtaaactacgGACTTAAGTTAATATTCAATAATAATGTGTCAATACCAGCTAACCAACAGTAACACTGCAGCACCGTAATGAAAGAGGTCTACAGTAGGGAATTCCTGGATGTGTGTGAGtatgctcatgtgtgtgtgtgtatacgcatGCATGCGTGCGCGTGTGTTGGGACAGACGGGGATATGGAGTGTTTTGCATGTTCTGCTCAGACTTTTGGAAACCTAAaactattgttaaaaaaaaagaaaagcccattaattaaaaaataaaagaaatcctataactgaatcactttgctgtataccaaaaattgacacaacattgtagccaaaaaaaaaggaaatctaaacCTTGAACTACTACAGTGAGACTTCAGAACACCAGAAACAAGAGAAGATCCTAAAAGCAGCTACAGAGAAAAGCAGATCAGATAACAAGCAGGCTGGCGCTGATTGCTCACCAACCACGACGGAAACTGGAAGGTGGGAACAAGCTTCCAGAGCAGAGACAGACCATCTGCCCCGAATTTCAAACCCCGCTAAACAGTCACGTGAAAGGGAGTGTGAAGCAGGTCCCTTCAGGCAGACAAGAACCAGGCTGTCCCCGAGGGAGCCGGCCTGGACTCTGCCCCGGGGCGGGGGCTCCACAGCCTCTCACCTTTGCAGTGGGCGTAGGGCATGGTGAGGCTGTAATCCTCTGCCCGGTTCAGGAAGGTGAGGGTGGCCTTGCCATCCAGCAGAGCTGACAGCGAGTTCCCTGCAGAGACACGGGGTAGTAGGAACAGCGCGTGGAGCCGGATCCTGGGGAcctgggcccccacccccaccccaagtcacAGGACCTGGGCTCCCTTCCAACAGGGGGGAAGAGCCCCAGGCACCTCGGGTTGTGTGACTGTGGGTGACTTAAGCTCTCTGAGCCCCAGGTTCTGCGAAAGCCCCATCCAGGCTGCACACGGCGTGTGCATCCTGAGGAGCCACTTCAGCTGTGTTACATTTATTTCAGTTACTAAAGCCGGGATTCCTGAGGGGGAGGCTTTGACCCTTTCCAAACCAGGGCCTCTGCTCTGATTTTAGACACCTCCAGAGACAGGCTATGGCCCACTCAGGGGCACACAGTCGGTGATGGGAGCATGGGGGTTGAAAAGGTGGGCAGAGCCCATGCAGTCAGCTGGGTACACAGAGGCACTCGGCCCACCTGTCCACCAGCGAGAGACACAGCGAGGCCACCCCCATGGAGAAATGCAGAGAAACCCACTGCCAGGCTCTCAAGGTCTGCGGGACGGACCGTCCTGTGGAGGCGAAGCTGTCCTACCCCGCGCCCTATGACACGGCGGCCACCTGTGGCTACCTGCGCCATGGCCAGAGTGACTGAGGGGCCGCCCGGTAAGTTTCATTCCATCTGAGTCACTTTAAATAGCCGCGTGCGGCCAGCGGTGCTGGACGGGCCAGCCAGCCCTGGAGGCACCTTTGCACGTGGCCCTTTCTCATTATCCTCCCAGCACCCCCGTCAACCCCACGGCTGAGAGAGGGACGGGAGGAGCCGCCTGGGGGCCTCTGCAGACCCCAGGTTCTGAGCACTTTACCCCCTCGTGGTCCCTgctgggagaggtggggagggacagGAATATGGCCCCCGTGGGAGGTCTTGGTGACCCCTGAATCCGGAGCTcagtccccccccccaccccatttccCTGAGGCCCCTGGGGAGACCCCAGGGAGCCGCTCCCCTCTCACCGTAGAACCGGGACTTGGCGGTGATGCTGCCGCTGATGCAGAAGCCGTCCTTCCGGTTGCTGACATGGAAGGCGGACACGGGTGGGTGGTGGGAGACCTGTGGGCGGGGAGGCAGGTCTAGCGACGGCCCCAGCAGCAGGCAGCCCCGGCCCCCCCATCTCTCCCAGCCCCAGCAGCAGGTGTGAGGGCAGTCTCATCTTGGGACTCAGCCCAGGAACTGCCTGCCATCCCCGTGTCCCGCCCAGGGGCCCCCAGGAAGACGGGACGCGCTGGGCCCTCCCCAAGGACACACGGCTGTCACAGCCACGGTGGGGTCTGCACCCCTGAGAGAATCCCCCCGGCAGCAGTGACGCTAGAGATCTTCCGACAGTCCAAGGTGGGGCCGCCCAGAAACAGGCCTGGGCTGAGGCACCCCCCACCCGCCGCCAGGGCCTGCCCACCGCAGAGCCGGGCGCCCAGCCTGGGGTGGCCCTTGCCTGCTCGGCGATGTAGAAGGTGTGGCTGTTGGTCTGGGGGTGGAACCAGCAGCAGCGGAAGGTCTCCCCCAGGATGGGGTTGTAGGGCTTCTTGATGCCCTGCAGGCAACGAAAAGAGGCTGGCGTGAGACACCGGGGGCGGGTCGGCCAGGGACGCCGGCTGGGCTGGACTGAGGACCGAGGGACGGTGAGGGGGCTGCCCCTGCCCACCGACCCGGCAGGCAgaaggtctccacaggggactcccCGTTTGCAGCCAGCGTCCCGGAACAACACCCCACTCCTGCTCCGGGGAGACTATGCTCTGCCCATGATTTCCATTCGGGGGCAGGGGGAACAGCCTACACGTGTCGTGTCCACATCTCAGCTCTGAGGGGCTCTTAAGACCCTGACCACCGCCCACTCTCCCTGGACGCCCGGGAAGCCAGTGCGCCGCCTGCTCAGAGCCCCTGGCGGCTTCCGGTGGCCTTTTGGGTGAgaacccaagtcctccagcacgtcctgccccagctctgccacacTCACCTCTTTTCTGCTCCCCAAACAGTCCAAGTTCATCAGGGAACAGTCTCCCTGCGTGGAGAGCCCTCCGCCCGGCTCTCCTGTAGCCCAGCTCAGACCCGCCTCCCCCACATCTGATGTCCGTCAACTGCGGCTGGGTGCACACACGGGCCTCAGCCCGGAGACCCGGGCTCGTGACCGTCTGCAGAGCCCCCGGAGGTGTCCCTGCGCGTCCACAGCTCCCACACCCTGCCCACCAGTCCTTCTCCGACCCAAGCTTCCTAGATCCGGCTCTGAGCCGACTCTGCGGCAGCCAGTGTGCTGTCCTGGGTGGGCACCCTGGCACACGGAGCCCCCTCCTCTGAGAAGTCCTCCGGAGTGCGCCCTCTGTCCCAACAGCCGGACCCCTGGCTTTGCTCAGGGCCTGCATCAGAATGTGGAAAGCCCCAGGAAGAGTGGGGAGACCCGGTCCCACTTGCAAACTGCTCTGTGACTCCgggccttcccctcccctctctgagcctcagtttcccctccagCACAGTGGAGACGTGGAACTAGAATCCTGGGTCCTGTGGGACCCCAGGCCCCTCCCATCACTACAGCCAGAGGAGCTCTGCTCTCATCAGAGCCCAGGATTTCCTTCTCAAAAGGGGCTTTGTGCCCAAAACCCACGGGTCCCCAGGGTTCCTCGAGGTTCAGGGGCCTATGTCCTCCTCTTGGCACTGCTGTGTAGCAGCTGTTTCTCTGAGGTGTGGAGGCCCAGCTCAGGCCTTTCAGGGATCGGGACCACCTTGGGGGCCTGGCCCCGCCAGCGGGTCCCTGGGTAGGAAGTCCGGGCCCGGCCCCCCATCTCTGAGGACCTGGGGGGACAATCCTGGGAGGTGGAGGATGCCCCTCACCCCCGACTGCAGGCAGGGGCTGGGTGGACCTCCCGCTGGtcgccccccatccctccccagcAGGTGCGCTCACCTTGGGCTTCTTGTAGAAGCCGGACAGGTACCATCGCAGCACGAGCTTCATGCGGCTGTAGGCGTCCTCCTCCAGCGCAGCCCTGCGACCACGGGCGGGGGAGCCCTCACTCCAGGTCAGGGACCTGGgcctctctcctccctttcccgggcccctccctccttccatttCAACCTCCATCGGCTTGTTGGAAACCCAGGCCCTTCCCAAGCGGCTCTGTCCCGATGCCATGACgaagggaagtgtgtgtgtgtgtgtgtgtgtgtgtgtgttggggggtgaaTCTCCCACCTCTGGGAAATCGGGTCAGGAAGTATCAGGGTGGCTCCACCGCTGGGGCGGTGAGGGCGCGGCCGGCTCGAGGCTGGCAAGATGCCGCCTCCAGGAAGCCGCCAGGGTGCTCTCCCCCTCACCCAGCTCCCTCTGCATGGGCTCCTGAGCCTGCAGGCCCCCTCCCACCCTCGGCCTTGTTCAGCCTGAGGGCTAACAGTGCCAGGGCTCAGGTGGACAGAGGGTGCCGGGCTCCCCTGCGACAGGGGCCCTGAAGGACGTGGGAGGGCCCCGCCCTCCAGGCCcagcagcccctccctgcagtcgGGGCCCCTTGGAGGCAGGGTGGGTGCCGGGGCCGCCCCGAGGCATACCTGGAGAGCAGGTCGGCGTGGCAGTAGTAGTCGGAGAGCTTGCTGAGGAAGGAGCGCGGCTCCAGCACGAAGGTGGGCAGCGCCACGCGGGACAGGTCCATGCCCGGCCGCAGCTGCCTCAGCAGGACCCACATCAGGCTCTTGTTCTCGTCCGACACCGTCTCCACCTGCGATGCCTCGCCCCGCTGCGGGCACAGGGGCCGGGTCAGGCCGGAGCCGGGCGGGGAGCCTCGGTGCCCGGGGAAGCCGCGAGGGGCACCTGCCACCCCATCGGGGTCCCCCCAGCCCGGCCCCCACGCCCAGCAAGCCTGTCCTGGCCCCACCTGACCCCTGCCTATTCCGGCCTGTGTCCCCGAGCCCAGAGGGGCGCCTGCTGGCCCAGGCCAGCTCCCTCGGTCCTCAGTTCCCGGCCAGCCCAGACGGCCTGGGCGCCCTCTGCCCCTCGCGGCCTGTGCCCGCCTGACACCTGTGTGTGCACTTTGCACACTCCCGTGCCGCGGCAGCAGGGGGCACGCGCTGAGAGACCTCGTCCCGCCCCCAGCCCGTCTCCTCTCCACCCAGGGACATGACCCCGGGGCTTCGGGCCGGCACCCCCTTCAGAAGGGGGCTTTCACTCCCTCAGGAGCACACAGGGACCCCTCTCTCCCCTGAGATGTTGCACCCTCCCCGGAGCCGCGGGCTTTGTCTGGGCAGCGGGTGGGGGCGTGGTGTACGGGGAGCCTGGGGACCGGGTGGGGCTCCATCTCCTAGAACACGCCCACCACAGGCCCTCAGGTGGGCAGAACCATCTCAGAAAGGGTCACGTGGCTGTCTGGGGACGGCCGGCTGGCGGGATGGGTGAtcccaggcagggctgggaccATCACCCTTGGGATACGGAAGCCCCTGGGTGATGccaagcccctctcccctccctgtggACCCCCAGGACCTATGGATCCAAGGTCTTGGGCCTGGGGTGTATGTAGCTGGACCTGACCCCTGGGAGGCAGCAGAACAGGGGGGTGTCAGCAGCCCGCCCTGCATCGGgatctgccccctcctcctcctgccctcagtccttcccggcatcagggtcttctccaacaagtGGGCCCTTCACATCTCTCCGGGGGCTCTCCCTGAGTCCCGCCACCCTGGCCCGCCCGGTCCCCGGCCCTCTGGGTGCAGCAGAGCCGGGGACTCTCCCCGAGGGGATGGCCAGGCGCTGCCTCCACAGCTCCAGGGCTGGGGGCTCGGGGCAGGGCGGCTCtcacctcccccagctcctcGTGGTCCTGCACCACATAGGTGGTCCCTCTGCGTCCGGGGCCCGCCGGGGCCTCAGACTGGTCGCTGCCGCTCTCGGTCTTCCGGCTGTGGTCATGCGTCTCGTTATCCGACTCCTCGGCGTTCTCCCTCTCTGACTTGTCCGAGAAAGCGTCGTTctccagggggttctccagggaGGACCCGTTCAGTCTGGAAGGTGGATGGTGGCCGCGGGCGGCTGGTCACGGTGAGGCCAGGCACCCCCGCCTCTGGGCACACACCCAGCACCCCCACCGGGGCGCCCCTCCCTGCCGGGCGCCTCACCCCCTTCcctgttttttttaaagcctcGGCGATGGGCACTTGACACTATCAGTCCCAGTTCACAGATGAACACACTCAGGCTCCGGGGTCCCCCTGGAGTGGAGGAGGCCTGCCTTGGGGGCCGGGGTGTGGTGGCCAGACCTCTGTGGCGTttgctccccatcccctccccacgtACAAGGAGACCCTGCGTGCTGCTGCCAGGAGTGCCCAGCAGGCAGGAGACCTAAGCtcctgggaggggctggcccccgccccccgcaccccTGCTCACGGGAACAGGTCCTGGTCATGGATGGCGCCTGAGGCGGGCAGCCCGCAGAGCGAGGAGGGCGACCCGTCCGGCGAGGACCCGGGATCCCCATCGCGGCCCTGCTTGCAGGCGCTGAGTCTCAGGAGACTGGAGCACCGCAGCGCCAGCTCCAGGGCATCCAGCCAGCAGCGGCCTgcgggcgagggtgggatgagcgGCCCCCAGCTCGGGAGGGGCCCAGGGCACATGGGCAGAGCCCCCTGCCCGGCTGCCCGGGAGctggcccacccccaccctgcccttccTAAACAAGGAGCCTCCACAGGACCCCCCACTCCTAGTACACGGTTATTCGCCTGTGTTACAAAGGACTGAGGCCAGGAGGGGTAAGTGACCGCCTCAAGGTCACACGCTAAGCAGGACCCCacgtggtaagtcgcttcagttattatctgactcttggcgaccccatggactgtagcccaccaggctcctctgtccatggacttctccaggcaagaatactggagtgggttgccatgccctcctccaggggatcttccccacccagggactgaacccgcgtctctggcgtctcctgcattggcaggtgggttcttcaccactcgcgccacctgagaagccgtCTGTACCCAGAGGCCCTGCAAGTTCCCACCTATGGAGTTGGGACCAGGGCCCTCCCGGATGGAAACTGCCCCCACAGGTCCAGGCAGGGCCCGGCCTCTGCGGCTGAGGGCTTTTGCTGGCCTGGCGCACACGTGGGtggcaggctggggaggggatgCTGAACCAAGCCCGAGGAGGCAGCTCCTGGTGTTGGAACAGCCCTGGGAGATGGGGGGAGGGCCGACCTGAAGGACAGAGCGGTGGTGGATGGACCCAGCTGCCTCCAAACCCAGCCCTTGTCCCCAGCCCTTTGCTGCCTTCCTGGTGGAGGCTGCCAGCAGGTTAGACCTGCGGTTCAAGCACTTTGAGCGCATTTCTTTACTTCTCCGAGCCTTTAAAGTGTGACCCTCCTGGGGGCAGTAAGTTTCCCTCCCTaactcccctcccccaggaagcccaCCCTGATACCCCCAGGGCCTGTGGACGTTCTTCCTCCCTGACCATGGCCCCCGACCCCGTCAGGGACTCGGCTCATGCCTCAGCCCAGCTGGCCTTGTCTGAAGGGTCTCTGCTTGCCTCCCCCAGCAGATAGCAGGCTCCGTGGGAGCCGCGCCGCCCTGTCCATCCCAGGGCCCAGGAGGGGCGTGGCACCGAGTGGGGGTGTTGCGGACCAACTGTGGCATTCAAGCCACTCCGGAGCGTCGACGCGGCGTctggccaccagggggcagccGGGAGGCCCAGAGTCCGGTGGTCAGGCCCGGCTGCCTTGGGCAGCGCCTCCCCGGCCCCGGACCACTAGAGGGAGCCCTGCGCCCGCTCCCCGGGGCGGGAGACAGCGGCGTTTACTCGGGGCGGCCGCGAGAGGGCGCCCCAAGCACGCGCGAGTTCAGGAACGCACGTCCCTCCGCCCCGGGCAGTCCCGCCAGCCTGTCTCCCCGGGTCTCCGCATGTGGTTGGTAAGAGCAGCACCCGGTGATTGAGGGGTGCCTGGCACTCAGCAGCTGGTATCTGTTACATACGGTCATCGGATTCTCATAGCAGCTAAGGACAGCGTGTTACTGCTCACCCTTGCCCAtgggggagactgaggctcagagacgggCAGGTGAGTGGGGGGCTTGTCCCCTGACGCCAGGCTGCCCCCTTGGATGGCGTCGGGAGGGTCCGAGCCAGGGTCCCCTGCACCTGGCCGATCCCTCCACCAAGGGGCAGGGGTGCTTCACGTGGGGTCACCATGGAGACCGGCAGGCCTGGTGGGACTCACCGTCAGACTCAGAGGCGGCCCTGAAGATCAGGTAGCTgctgggcaggggctgggtgATGGAACCAACGCTCTCGCCCTTGGGGCcctggagagacagagaggcGGCGTCACCCAAGGGACGGGGCGAAACACAGGTCAGGAGGTCATGGGGacccacacgcacacacgcacagacgCTTCCAGGGCCTTGGGACCCCCAGGTGCGGTCAGGCACCCGGCCATGTAGACACAGCAGGGAGCAAGAGAGGTAAGTGGGCGCTCCCGGACCTCCTTCTCAGCTGGCGGCCCCACCCTCGTTTTTTCTCTCTGAGCCCCCATTTAGGTGGCCAGAATCAGCATGTGCAAATCCAGGACGCTTGGTTAAATTTGAATCTCAGAAAAACTACATATACACAGTTTAAATATATCCCAtacaatatttgggacatacttatactaaaaaaagagccgactcactgggaaagaccctgatgcagggacagactgaagacaaaagaagagggcggcagatgaaatggttagacagcaccactgactcagtggacgtgagttcgcatgaagtctgggagatagtgaaggacaggggagcctggtgggctgcagtccatggggtcgcaaagtcagacacgatttagcaactgaacaacaacatactaaaaaaaaCCTTTTTGATCTCCCTCTGAAATCTGAATGTACCCAGGCATCCTGGATTTCATCTGGCAACCTGACCGCTCTGGTCCTGGGCTGGGCTGCCCCCGGGTTCTGAAGGGGGAGGTCTGGGCCTGGAGCAGCTGCCCTCACACGGCCCCGTTCCCCAGCCTCTGGACAGGGCTCGACGTGTGATCTGAACCCATCGGGTCCCCAGGTCCCGAGCACCCCTCACCCCAACACGTGTTCCACATGGAAGGCCACTGACAACCTCTGATCCCCCGGCCACCGAGTGACTGACCCTTGGAACCGTCAGCCCAGTTCTGGACCCCCTGCTCCTGGGGCCCAGCACGAGGCTCCTGACTGCCTGGCCCTGctctcctcccgccccctcccacctGGCCCGTGGGGATGTCTCCTCGCCTGGCCCCCCCGAGCCCCGGGGCCTGCACTGCGGTACCTTCACAGCCCAGACGGACTGGTCCAGCGGGTGGAAGAGCTTGAAGCAGAAGCCGTCCTTCTTGGAGGGTCTCTCGATGAGCTCACAGCAGTGCAGCAGGACCGTGCCCACCCACTGGCCCACCTTGGGGGTCTTGTAGATGAGCAGCACTCCCGGCTTCAGCACGCACCACAGTTTGGTCCAGCTCTTCAGGGTCCCTCGGATCTGGGGGGAAGGGTGCTGCCGTCAATGCTGGCTGGGGACCCCGGGGGCATCTGAACTGCTGGGACCCCGAGGGCATCTGAACTGCAGACGGACGGGGCCCCTGGCTCCAGGCTCTGGGCCGGGTTCTCTTTTAGACTTTAACAGGAACTCTAAAAGACGGCGAATCCAAAGAAAGATGCTGCAGCCAGATTTACTGGTGAAGTTCCCAGAGCTCAAGTTCAAGTTCAAGCTCAAGTTCAaggccctgccctgggcctgggAGGAACTGGCAATAAGCAGTGACTGCTATAATTATCAGCTTTGTGATTTTGAAACTTgtgatcatttcttttttcattctaaatTAATATTCACTTTTGCACCTAattttttattcctaattttgtggagcaaaaagaaaaaagagcccaCAAAGGCCCAGAGCTCTGCAGACGCCCAGGCTCCGAGTCTGCTTTCTCCTCTGCCCCTCGCAGGAGCCCCAAGGATTCCACAGCTTTATCCCCACTCTATGGAGGGGGAAACCGAGGCTTGGGGCTGAGGGAGTCGCTCGTGGCCTCAGAGAGGTCTGAACACAGGCCTCTGACCACAGCCCACTCCTGTCCCCAGAAACCAGAGTTTCGCCTCCTTCCTGTGTCCCCAGCAGGGGACTCCACCGGACTCTGGGTGCCCCGCAGGTCAGGGGTCCCTCCACCTTAAACAGAAATAGGGTTTCTGTAGACATGACCGAGTGAAGATGAGGCCGTCCTGGAGCAGGAACCCTGGTCCAACGACCGTGTCCTTCTAAGAGGAGAATAGGACACAGACCCAGGAGGAGGCCAGGTGACcgcagaggcagaggctggagggaggcgGCCACAAGTCCGGGGACACCCGGGGCCCCCAGCGGCAGGGAGATGCAGGAAGAGCCCTCCTTCAGAGCCTTGGGAAGGAGGCTGTCCTGCCAGGACCTGGATTTGGGGCTTCCGCCTCTGGACCTGGGGGTCCGTTTTGGTTGCTATAAGTCACCAGCTCGCGGTCCTTGGTCAGGGCCGCCCCAGGACGTGGCTACAGCCTGCCGCGGCCCCCACGCCCAGCCGTCTCCCGAGGGGCTGGTGAGCCTGTGCCGTCCCTGGGGTGGCCCCCCGAAGCAGCCAGGGCCGAGGCGAGGCCTGCACTCACCTTGAGGCTGTCGGCCATGATGACCACACTGGGGTCCGTCAGGGCGCTGAGCAGCTGCCTCGTGGCACGCTTCTTCTCCTGGCGGTAGGTCTCCTTCTGCGCCTGGGCCCAGGGCACAATGGGGGGTCAGCGGAGAAGGCCCTGGACTGGCCCTTCCCCGGGGCTCCCACCCACGGGCATCGAGCTGGGGGACGAGGACGGGTCCCGGGAGAGGGCAGGAAGCGGGGGCGTGGGGGGGCTGGGGTGCCGTCCGCCCCCCTCCCCTCGGCAGGCTGGAGGCGGGGGCTGGCCGCACTGGCCCGGGCGCCCCTTTGTCCAGCAAATGAGGCCCGCGGCCCCTCCCTGGGCCCAGGCCCACCTTGAGAGCTTCCTTCTTGCTGACCTTGGCTGTCGGGGACACACACTCCCTGTCGGACCCGTTGCACAGCCTGTATTCCGCCTGCAGGAGAGACTCAGGTTGGGGTGCGTGCAGTCCAGGAGGGGGTGGCGCTGGGGGTGCAGGGAGCAGGAGGTGGGAGTCCGCtgcgcccccagccccagccccacgcGGGGGGACGGAGGGAACAGGCAGTGAGGCGAACCTGTGAACAAGAGCTGGGGGGGCACCGTGGTGGGTGTTCAAGGTGGCCCCTTCCCTGGGCTCGTGTGTGTGCAGGGGGCGACCTCTGTCCCTGGCGCCCTGACAGCAGCTGCCAGTCGGGGGGCAACACCCAGGCCCCCTCCAGCTGTCCAAGgctgtggggcggggggagggcggAGCTGCGTCCACAGATGTGGGCGTGACGGGCCCTCAGTCCTTTTAcagacggggaaactgaggccagggtTGGGGCGTGGGGAGAAAACGTCAGGACTAAAGGCTGCAGATTCCTGCCTGCTTCTGTAGGGCCTGCAAGCCCAGGATGGGTTTTACCAGTTTTTTGGGGGCAGCATTTGCGGTATCTTAGTtcctaatcagggattgaacccgggctgcctgcagtgaaagcatggagtcctaatcactgaaccaccagggacatcccggGTTTCACATTTTTAAGGGATTGGGGGGCGGGGAATCAAGGTGGGATGCAAAAATCACACAATCCAGATTTCTGCATCCACCAGGGAGGCTCTTCTGGCGCCAGCCGTGCCAGTCCCTTCCACGCCGCCCGCGGCTGCGTGCGGTCGAGGGGCCACGTCAGGCCCCGGGGACACAGTCCTGTGGCTGCGGAGCCAGAGCCGCTCCCTCGCTGCCCCCTGCGGAGGCGGGCCTGCCCTGCGCTGTCCGCTGGGCTGCCTGCCCCGAGCCCGAGCCGCCAAACCAGGGAGGGGGGCCCGGAGGCCGGCCGGCCCCGGCTCCCTCCCCGCACAAAGTGAGGGGCGTGGACCCCTTGGCCGCCCCGTCCTCTGAGGTCGCGGCTGCCCTCGCTCACCTAGGTCTTGCCGCCACCCA
Above is a genomic segment from Cervus elaphus chromosome 2, mCerEla1.1, whole genome shotgun sequence containing:
- the OSBPL5 gene encoding oxysterol-binding protein-related protein 5 isoform X1; translation: MKEEAFLRRRFSLCPPSSTPQKLSRNLLVGGEHELDVGTGKDMEPHGSSPPRDEGPPTPGSATKVPPAEYRLCNGSDRECVSPTAKVSKKEALKAQKETYRQEKKRATRQLLSALTDPSVVIMADSLKIRGTLKSWTKLWCVLKPGVLLIYKTPKVGQWVGTVLLHCCELIERPSKKDGFCFKLFHPLDQSVWAVKGPKGESVGSITQPLPSSYLIFRAASESDGRCWLDALELALRCSSLLRLSACKQGRDGDPGSSPDGSPSSLCGLPASGAIHDQDLFPLNGSSLENPLENDAFSDKSERENAEESDNETHDHSRKTESGSDQSEAPAGPGRRGTTYVVQDHEELGERGEASQVETVSDENKSLMWVLLRQLRPGMDLSRVALPTFVLEPRSFLSKLSDYYCHADLLSRAALEEDAYSRMKLVLRWYLSGFYKKPKGIKKPYNPILGETFRCCWFHPQTNSHTFYIAEQVSHHPPVSAFHVSNRKDGFCISGSITAKSRFYGNSLSALLDGKATLTFLNRAEDYSLTMPYAHCKGILYGTMTMELGGRVTIECQKNSLHAELEFKLKPFFGGSTSINQISGKITSGEEVLARLTGHWDREVFIKEEGRGGAELFWNPSEEVRRQRLKRYTVPLGEQMELESERLWQHVTRAISEGDQDKATREKFSLEEAQRQRARERQQSLVPWTPQLFHLDPATQEWCYRYENHSPWDPLKDIAQFEQDGVLHTLQRGTMASQTAVLGSPGPGLQGSAPNPRLRKPSDQPSGHSQVTESSGSTPESCPELSDEEEEEEDGDFVPGCESPCPRCGKEARRLQALHEAILSIREAQEELHRHLSAMLSSTARARQAPAPGPLHSPRCWFLLCVFLACQLLINYILK
- the OSBPL5 gene encoding oxysterol-binding protein-related protein 5 isoform X3, with protein sequence MKEEAFLRRRFSLCPPSSTPQKLSRNLLVGGEHELDVGTGKDMEPHGSSPPRDEGPPTPGSATKVPPAEYRLCNGSDRECVSPTAKVSKKEALKAQKETYRQEKKRATRQLLSALTDPSVVIMADSLKIRGTLKSWTKLWCVLKPGVLLIYKTPKVGQWVGTVLLHCCELIERPSKKDGFCFKLFHPLDQSVWAVKGPKGESVGSITQPLPSSYLIFRAASESDGRCWLDALELALRCSSLLRLSACKQGRDGDPGSSPDGSPSSLCGLPASGAIHDQDLFPLNGSSLENPLENDAFSDKSERENAEESDNETHDHSRKTESGSDQSEAPAGPGRRGTTYVVQDHEELGERGEASQVETVSDENKSLMWVLLRQLRPGMDLSRVALPTFVLEPRSFLSKLSDYYCHADLLSRAALEEDAYSRMKLVLRWYLSGFYKKPKGIKKPYNPILGETFRCCWFHPQTNSHTFYIAEQVSHHPPVSAFHVSNRKDGFCISGSITAKSRFYGNSLSALLDGKATLTFLNRAEDYSLTMPYAHCKGILYGTMTMELGGRVTIECQKNSLHAELEFKLKPFFGGSTSINQISGKITSGEEVLARLTGHWDREVFIKEEGRGGAELFWNPSEEVRRQRLKRYTVPLGEQMELESERLWQHVTRAISEGDQDKATREKFSLEEAQRQRARERQQSLVPWTPQLFHLDPATQEWCYRYENHSPWDPLKDIAQFEQDGVLHTLQRGTMASQTAVLGSPGPGLQGSAPNPRLRKPSDQPSGHSQVTESSGSTPESCPELSDEEEEEEDGDFVPGETCGRPLWTREAGLREPVPSVWEGGAAAAGAARGDPVHPGGPGGAAQAPLGHAELHGPCQAGPGPRPPAQPSLLVPALRVPGVSAAH
- the OSBPL5 gene encoding oxysterol-binding protein-related protein 5 isoform X2, giving the protein MKEEAFLRRRFSLCPPSSTPQKLSRNLLVGGEHELDVGTGKDMEPHGSSPPRDEGPPTPGSATKVPPAEYRLCNGSDRECVSPTAKAQKETYRQEKKRATRQLLSALTDPSVVIMADSLKIRGTLKSWTKLWCVLKPGVLLIYKTPKVGQWVGTVLLHCCELIERPSKKDGFCFKLFHPLDQSVWAVKGPKGESVGSITQPLPSSYLIFRAASESDGRCWLDALELALRCSSLLRLSACKQGRDGDPGSSPDGSPSSLCGLPASGAIHDQDLFPLNGSSLENPLENDAFSDKSERENAEESDNETHDHSRKTESGSDQSEAPAGPGRRGTTYVVQDHEELGERGEASQVETVSDENKSLMWVLLRQLRPGMDLSRVALPTFVLEPRSFLSKLSDYYCHADLLSRAALEEDAYSRMKLVLRWYLSGFYKKPKGIKKPYNPILGETFRCCWFHPQTNSHTFYIAEQVSHHPPVSAFHVSNRKDGFCISGSITAKSRFYGNSLSALLDGKATLTFLNRAEDYSLTMPYAHCKGILYGTMTMELGGRVTIECQKNSLHAELEFKLKPFFGGSTSINQISGKITSGEEVLARLTGHWDREVFIKEEGRGGAELFWNPSEEVRRQRLKRYTVPLGEQMELESERLWQHVTRAISEGDQDKATREKFSLEEAQRQRARERQQSLVPWTPQLFHLDPATQEWCYRYENHSPWDPLKDIAQFEQDGVLHTLQRGTMASQTAVLGSPGPGLQGSAPNPRLRKPSDQPSGHSQVTESSGSTPESCPELSDEEEEEEDGDFVPGETCGRPLWTREAGLREPVPSVWEGGAAAAGAARGDPVHPGGPGGAAQAPLGHAELHGPCQAGPGPRPPAQPSLLVPALRVPGVSAAH